A single region of the Variovorax terrae genome encodes:
- a CDS encoding DMT family transporter, translated as MPLQALVLVILAGLIHASWNIAAKKAGGDARFAAFTGLVMMVFWAPLGLWLGVQELPRWGRLEWLLLVASAALHTIYYITLLRGYRKADLTVVYPLARGSGPLLSSLVAIVLLGEQISALGVLGIAGVVVGVFLIAGGPGLWKATHDPARARRVRKGMVYGLLTGAFIASYTVVDGYAVKFVLMSPILLDYIGNLVRLVFLVPTVLRDRPAAAALWRQQWKYAVLVGIISPVSYVLVLYAVQVAPLSHVAPAREVSMLFAALIGGHLLGEGDRALRLVGAACIAVGVMALALG; from the coding sequence ATGCCATTACAAGCCCTCGTCCTCGTCATCCTCGCCGGACTGATCCACGCCAGCTGGAACATCGCGGCCAAGAAGGCCGGCGGCGACGCGCGCTTCGCCGCCTTCACCGGCCTGGTGATGATGGTGTTCTGGGCGCCGCTGGGCCTGTGGCTCGGCGTGCAGGAACTGCCGCGCTGGGGCCGCCTCGAGTGGCTGCTGCTGGTGGCCAGCGCCGCGCTGCACACCATCTACTACATCACCCTGCTGCGCGGCTACCGCAAGGCCGATCTCACGGTGGTCTACCCGCTGGCGCGCGGCTCGGGGCCGCTGCTGTCCTCGCTGGTGGCCATCGTGCTGCTGGGCGAGCAGATCTCGGCGCTGGGCGTGCTCGGCATCGCGGGCGTGGTGGTGGGCGTGTTCCTGATCGCGGGCGGGCCCGGCCTGTGGAAGGCCACGCACGACCCGGCCCGCGCGCGGCGCGTGCGCAAGGGCATGGTCTACGGCCTGCTCACGGGCGCCTTCATCGCGAGCTACACCGTGGTGGACGGCTACGCGGTCAAGTTCGTGCTGATGTCGCCGATCCTGCTCGACTACATCGGCAACCTGGTGCGCCTGGTGTTCCTGGTGCCCACCGTGCTGCGCGACCGCCCGGCCGCCGCCGCGCTGTGGCGCCAGCAATGGAAGTACGCGGTGCTGGTGGGCATCATCAGCCCGGTGTCCTATGTGCTGGTGCTGTACGCGGTGCAGGTGGCGCCGCTGTCGCACGTGGCGCCGGCGCGCGAGGTGTCGATGCTGTTCGCGGCGCTGATCGGCGGCCACCTGCTGGGCGAGGGCGACCGCGCGCTGCGCCTGGTGGGCGCCGCCTGCATCGCCGTGGGCGTGATGGCCCTGGCCCTGGGCTGA
- a CDS encoding DUF429 domain-containing protein: MASPVPAAPLLVGCDFSSRPMARKTIVLAQGSASGGRIVLSKMERFASLDDWAQWLGQPGPWIGAFDFPFGLPRELVEQLGWPRTWEACMRHYAALSREQIRATFAAFCDARPVGKKFAHRACDVPAGASPSMKWVNPPVAYMLHAGVPRLLAAGVHLPGLHAGDRARVALEGYPGLLAREVLGRRSYKSDDRAQQTPERLIARKDLITALEHGQTRLGLRLKLSHAQRDALAADASGDSLDAALCLLQAAWAQQQGAPRYGLPEGLDPLEGWIVTAGA; this comes from the coding sequence ATGGCCTCGCCCGTGCCCGCCGCGCCGCTGCTCGTGGGCTGCGACTTCTCAAGCCGCCCCATGGCCCGGAAAACCATTGTTTTAGCCCAGGGGTCCGCGTCGGGTGGACGTATCGTGCTATCAAAAATGGAGCGTTTCGCATCGCTCGACGACTGGGCGCAGTGGCTCGGCCAGCCGGGGCCGTGGATCGGCGCGTTCGATTTCCCGTTCGGCCTGCCGCGCGAGCTGGTCGAGCAGCTCGGCTGGCCGCGCACCTGGGAAGCCTGCATGCGCCACTACGCGGCGCTCAGCCGCGAGCAGATCCGCGCCACCTTCGCCGCGTTCTGCGATGCGCGGCCGGTGGGGAAGAAGTTCGCGCACCGCGCCTGCGACGTTCCCGCGGGCGCCAGCCCCTCGATGAAATGGGTCAACCCGCCGGTGGCCTACATGCTGCATGCGGGCGTGCCGCGGCTGCTGGCCGCCGGCGTGCACCTGCCGGGCCTGCACGCGGGCGACCGCGCGCGGGTGGCGCTCGAAGGCTACCCCGGCCTGCTGGCGCGCGAGGTGCTGGGCCGGCGCAGCTACAAGAGCGACGACCGGGCCCAGCAGACACCCGAGCGCCTGATCGCGCGCAAGGACCTGATCACCGCGCTGGAGCATGGCCAGACCCGGCTGGGGTTGCGCCTCAAGCTCAGCCACGCGCAGCGCGACGCGCTGGCGGCCGATGCCAGCGGCGACAGCCTGGACGCCGCGCTGTGCCTGCTGCAGGCGGCCTGGGCCCAGCAGCAGGGCGCGCCGCGCTACGGCCTGCCCGAGGGGCTCGACCCGCTCGAAGGATGGATCGTCACGGCCGGCGCCTAG